A genomic segment from Musa acuminata AAA Group cultivar baxijiao unplaced genomic scaffold, Cavendish_Baxijiao_AAA HiC_scaffold_373, whole genome shotgun sequence encodes:
- the LOC135658237 gene encoding putative pentatricopeptide repeat-containing protein At1g19290, producing the protein MIKHSLLPRLPFARPSRSLARRWPIHSAPAVVQWRANSHTGISRTELVDRICRILTLQRFHAIPKLPFDFSDGILDDVLVRLRLDPDACLGFFRIALRQQYFRPNVESYCRIVHILSRARMFDDARAFLKDLVAMTSSASSKTSVSFVFDTLVKVYKEFSFSPTVFDMLLKAYAEGGLKKEALFLFDNMGKCGCKPSLRSCNSLLSTLVRGGESDTAALVYEQMVRTGTGILPDVFTVSIMVNAYCKDGNLQKASNFVMQMERNGFEVNLVTYHSLINGYCSLGQTEATLKVFDLMSQRGIVPNVISYTLLIKGYCKEGKVREAEKTLENMKEMHGLSADEVAYGVLINAFCQTGKMDDAIRIRNKMLSMGLKENLFICNTMINGYCKLGRIGEAEKLINDMELGYPKPDSYSYNALLDGYCKKGLMRNAFKICDRMIMKGIRVTVLTYNTLFKGFCLAGAMDDALNLWFLMLKRGVAPNEISCSTLLDGFFKSGNFEQALKLWNDMLARGFTKNQIIFNTVINGFCKTGKIDEAEKIIQKMKDCGCLPDSITYRTLIDGYCRVGDMGKALKVRDEMETLGFSPSIEMYNSLISGNFVANTSDRVDDLLKDVHEKGLVPNIATYGALIAGWCKEGMMDKAFDAYLEMVGKGLPPNIFICSALVSGLYRQGKIDEANVLLAKIVDIRMLPDFEASDKLLNHDAKSTYMHRITDLFTEYANENLQPNNVICNVIICGLCRSGKVLEAKQFYSNLLQRGLIPDHFTYCSLIHGYSSAGSVDEAFELRDEMLRKGLVPNIVTYNALINGLCKSGNLDRAVNLFNKLQSKGLAPNVITYNTLIDGYCKVGELTEAFKFKQKMIEAGICPNVVTYSTLINGLCCQGEMEASIKLLDQMIESGVDPDYVTYSTLIHGYIKRGETQQVTKLYEEMHIRGLLPVFAFRENTSPASVTVNKMQLDCSRPLECIDTF; encoded by the coding sequence ATGATCAAGCACTCCCTTCTCCCTCGTCTACCCTTCGCCCGTCCCTCTCGATCTCTCGCTCGCCGCTGGCCGATCCACTCCGCCCCTGCCGTCGTCCAGTGGCGAGCCAACAGCCACACCGGCATCAGTCGAACCGAGCTCGTCGATCGAATATGCCGTATCCTCACCCTCCAGCGCTTCCACGCCATACCCAAGCTCCCCTTCGACTTCTCCGATGGCATCCTCGACGACGTCCTCGTGAGGCTCCGTCTCGATCCCGATGCTTGCCTGGGATTCTTTAGGATCGCACTGAGGCAGCAGTACTTCAGGCCCAATGTCGAATCTTACTGCAGAATCGTCCACATCTTGTCTCGAGCGCGCATGTTCGATGACGCGAGAGCATTCTTGAAGGATCTGGTGGCGATGACGAGCTCCGCTAGCTCAAAGACGTCGGTCTCTTTTGTATTCGATACGCTAGTTAAGGTTTACAAGGAGTTCTCGTTCTCACCGACGGTATTCGACATGCTCTTGAAGGCTTACGCGGAGGGTGGATTGAAAAAGGAGGCTCTTTTCTTGTTTGACAATATGGGCAAGTGTGGATGTAAGCCTAGTCTGAGGTCTTGCAACAGTCTCTTGAGTACTTTGGTAAGAGGCGGGGAGAGCGACACGGCAGCTCTTGTATATGAACAGATGGTTAGGACTGGGACTGGGATTCTGCCTGATGTTTTCACGGTGTCCATAATGGTTAACGCTTACTGCAAGGACGGAAATCTACAGAAGGCTTCGAATTTTGTAATGCAGATGGAAAGGAATGGCTTTGAAGTTAATCTTGTGACTTACCATTCACTGATCAATGGGTATTGCAGTTTGGGCCAGACAGAAGCTACCTTAAAGGTGTTTGATCTGATGTCTCAAAGAGGCATCGTTCCGAATGTCATTTCATATACTTTGTTGATTAAGGGTTACTGCAAGGAAGGTAAGGTACGAGAAGCTGAGAAAACACTGGAGAACATGAAAGAGATGCATGGTTTAAGTGCCGACGAAGTTGCTTATGGTGTGCTGATTAATGCCTTTTGTCAGACAgggaaaatggatgatgcaattaGGATCAGGAATAAAATGTTGAGTATGGGGCTAAAAGAGAACTTATTTATATGTAACACAATGATCAATGGGTATTGCAAGTTGGGAAGAATTGGTGAAGCAGAGAAATTGATTAATGATATGGAACTTGGGTACCCGAAACCAGATTCCTACAGTTATAATGCCCTGTTAGATGGTTATTGCAAGAAAGGTCTTATGAGGAACGCATTTAAGATTTGTGATAGGATGATTATGAAAGGAATCAGAGTAACAGTTCTTACCTATAACACACTCTTCAAAGGCTTTTGTCTGGCAGGCGCTATGGACGATGCCCTTAACTTGTGGTTTCTAATGCTGAAAAGGGGTGTAGCACCAAACGAGATTAGCTGCAGTACACTATTGGATGGGTTCTTCAAATCGGGCAATTTTGAACAAGCCTTAAAGCTTTGGAATGATATGCTAGCTAGGGGTTTTACGAAGAACCAAATAATATTCAACACGGTGATAAATGGCTTTTGTAAAACAGGGAAGATTGATGAAGCCGAGAAGATTATTCAAAAGATGAAAGACTGTGGATGTTTACCCGATAGCATTACATACAGAACACTGATTGATGGTTATTGTAGAGTTGGTGATATGGGGAAGGCTTTAAAGGTCAGGGATGAGATGGAAACTTTAGGATTTTCTCCTTCCATTGAAATGTATAATTCTCTCATTTCTGGAAACTTTGTGGCTAACACTTCTGACAGGGTTGATGATCTTCTAAAGGATGTGCATGAGAAAGGATTGGTTCCCAACATAGCCACATATGGGGCTCTGATTGCTGGCTGGTGTAAAGAAGGAATGATGGATAAGGCTTTTGATGCTTATCTTGAAATGGTTGGTAAGGGCTTACCACCAAATATATTCATATGCAGTGCCCTTGTCAGTGGACTTTATAGACAAGGTAAGATTGATGAGGCAAATGTCCTATTGGCAAAAATTGTGGACATTAGAATGCTTCCAGATTTTGAAGCTTCTGATAAGTTGCTGAATCATGATGCAAAAAGTACCTATATGCACAGAATCACAGATCTCTTTACTGAGTATGCAAACGAAAATCTGCAGCCTAACAATGTCATTTGTAATGTCATTATCTGTGGACTTTGCAGGTCAGGAAAGGTTTTGGAAGCGAAACAGTTTTACTCAAACTTGTTGCAGAGGGGGTTAATCCCTGACCATTTTACTTACTGTTCTCTTATTCATGGCTATTCATCAGCTGGCAGCGTAGATGAAGCTTTTGAGTTAAGGGATGAAATGCTCAGAAAGGGTCTTGTTCCAAATATTGTGACGTACAATGCCCTCATAAATGGTCTTTGCAAGTCTGGAAACTTAGATAGAGCAGTTAATCTTTTCAACAAGCTGCAGTCGAAAGGTTTAGCTCCTAATGTTATTACTTATAATACATTGATCGATGGATACTGCAAAGTTGGTGAACTAACGGAAGCTTTTAAGTTTAAACAGAAAATGATAGAGGCAGGAATTTGTCCTAATGTTGTTACATATTCTACATTAATCAATGGTCTGTGTTGCCAAGGGGAGATGGAAGCATCCATCAAGCTTCTAGATCAAATGATTGAGAGTGGTGTAGACCCTGATTATGTGACATATAGTACACTGATCCATGGTTATATCAAACGTGGGGAAACGCAGCAGGTTACAAAACTATATGAAGAGATGCATATTCGTGGGCTTTTACCAGTGTTTGCTTTCAGAGAAAACACGAGTCCAGCATCTGTAACTGTAAACAAAATGCAGCTCGACTGCTCTAGACCATTGGAATGTATCGACACATTTTGA
- the LOC135658236 gene encoding 70 kDa peptidyl-prolyl isomerase-like isoform X1, producing the protein MAHSSRLTLSASAARAAAAVVDDDDDLDEEPGEEIESAPPLRVGEEREIGGAGLRKKLLRPGRGWETPVLGDEVTVHYEGRLLDGRKFESTRDRGEPLTFELGGEQGIAGLDQGIITMKRGELALFTLPCSSGYRHAAAQGVPPDADMQFEVELLSWLTVMDICKDGGIVKKVLSGGDDRQTGDLDEVTVKYQVRLLDGTIVAETPEGGFEFCVNQGHLCPALPKIVNTMRRGEKAFVTIQPQYAFGEAGREAINGLPAIPSNAVLNIEVELVSLKPVVDVTGDMKVLKKILRAGEGLRTPNSGETVCVRYTAMFKGGTTFEKVGFDGESFQFIIDEEQVIAGLDRAVSTMLKGELSELTIEPEYAFGNDEAKRDATIIPSSSTLIYVVELLDFTKEKDIREMTGLEKIQAAEGTKSSGNDLFKNGKFERAAKKYDKAARYIDGEGTFEDNEEKLVKSLRISCWLNSAACCLKLKDFQGAIRLCSQVLDNEFCNVKALYRRAQAYIEAADLDLAKLDIQKALELDPKNKEVKSLQMALKQLQAEKNRRDAKLYANMFQWTRKDADVMVKKLKVGKPQGEEREGSAKVEASNLENYMRCERKLAEKEVKCDRETQAMEVVDATCAGDREMADSGGR; encoded by the exons ATGGCGCACTCGTCGAGGCTCACCTTGTCTGCGTCCGCCGCGAGGGCGGCCGCTGCCGtggtcgacgacgacgacgatctcGACGAGGAGCCCGGTGAGGAGATCGAGTCCGCGCCGCCGCTCCGGGTCGGCGAGGAGAGGGAGATCGGAGGCGCCGGCCTCAGGAAGAAGCTTCTCAGGCCCGGCCGCGGCTGGGAGACCCCCGTCCTCGGCGACGAAGTTACAG TTCATTATGAGGGTAGATTGCTGGATGGACGCAAGTTCGAGTCCACTCGGGACCGAGGGGAGCCTCTCACTTTTGAGCTGGGCGGTG AACAAGGCATTGCTGGCTTGGATCAAGGAATAATTACCATGAAAAGGGGAGAATTGGCACTATTTACATTGCCTTGTTCTTCTGGTTATCGACATGCTGCTGCTCAAGGTGTTCCTCCTGATGCTGATATGCAGTTTGAGGTAGAACTACTATCATGGCTAACAGTCATGGACATTTGCAAGGATGGTGGAATAGTTAAGAAAGTTTTATCAGGTGGGGATGATAGGCAAACAGGAGATTTGGATGAAGTTACAG TCAAGTATCAAGTCAGGCTGCTTGATGGCACGATTGTTGCAGAAACTCCTGAAGGAGGATTTGAGTTTTGTGTTAATCAAG GGCATTTGTGTCCAGCATTACCCAAGATTGTGAATACCATGAGAAGAGGGGAGAAGGCTTTTGTCACCATTCAACCACAAT ATGCATTTGGAGAAGCAGGGAGAGAAGCTATTAATGGATTACCTGCTATTCCGTCAAATGCCGTGTTGAATATTGAAGTTGAGTTAGTATCTTTGAAGCCTGTTGTTGATGTTACTGGTGATATGAAGGTATTGAAGAAGATTCTGAGAGCAGGCGAAGGTCTCCGTACACCGAACAGCGGGGAGACCGTTTGTG TTAGGTATACTGCCATGTTCAAAGGTGGCACTACTTTTGAGAAAGTAGGCTTTGATGGAGAAAGTTTTCAATTTATAATTGATGAAG AACAGGTTATTGCTGGTTTAGATCGTGCTGTATCAACAATGTTGAAGGGTGAACTATCTGAACTGACTATAGAACCGGAGTATGCATTTGGAAATGACGAAGCTAAGCGGGATGCAACCATAATTCCTTCAAGTTCAACTTTGATATATGTGGTGGAGTTGTTAGACTTTACAAAG GAAAAAGACATACGGGAGATGACTGGTCTTGAGAAGATACAAGCTGCTGAAGGCACAAAAAGTTCAGGCAATGATCTTTTCAAGAACGGGAAGTTTGAACGAGCTGCAAAGAAGTATGATAAG GCTGCTAGGTATATTGATGGTGAAGGAACATTTGAGGATAATGAGGAAAAGCTAGTGAAATCTCTGAGAATCTCGTGCTGGTTGAATTCTGCAGCATGTTGCCTAAAACTGAAGGACTTTCAGGGAGCTATTCGGTTATGTTCACAG GTACTAGATAATGAGTTCTGCAACGTGAAGGCACTGTACAGGCGAGCACAAGCTTATATTGAAGCTGCTGATCTGGATTTAGCTAAGTTGGATATTCAGAAGGCATTAGAGCTCGACCCAAAGAACAA GGAGGTGAAGTCACTACAGATGGCATTGAAACAGCTTCAagcagagaagaatagaagagatGCAAAGTTGTACGCAAACATGTTCCAATGGACGAGAAAAGATGCAGATGTGATGGTGAAG AAGCTGAAGGTTGGGAAGCCACAAGgtgaagagagggaggggagcgcCAAAGTGGAGGCATCCAATCTAGAGAACTACATG AGATGTGAGCGCAAATTGGCAGAGAAAGAAGTAAAATGTGACAGGGAAACACAGGCGATGGAGGTGGTGGATGCTACTTGTGCCGGTGACAGGGAGATGGCAGATTCCGGGGGGAGGTGA
- the LOC135658236 gene encoding 70 kDa peptidyl-prolyl isomerase-like isoform X2: protein MKVIAGLDRAVSTMLKGELSELTIEPEYAFGNDEAKRDATIIPSSSTLIYVVELLDFTKEKDIREMTGLEKIQAAEGTKSSGNDLFKNGKFERAAKKYDKAARYIDGEGTFEDNEEKLVKSLRISCWLNSAACCLKLKDFQGAIRLCSQVLDNEFCNVKALYRRAQAYIEAADLDLAKLDIQKALELDPKNKEVKSLQMALKQLQAEKNRRDAKLYANMFQWTRKDADVMVKKLKVGKPQGEEREGSAKVEASNLENYMRCERKLAEKEVKCDRETQAMEVVDATCAGDREMADSGGR, encoded by the exons ATGAAG GTTATTGCTGGTTTAGATCGTGCTGTATCAACAATGTTGAAGGGTGAACTATCTGAACTGACTATAGAACCGGAGTATGCATTTGGAAATGACGAAGCTAAGCGGGATGCAACCATAATTCCTTCAAGTTCAACTTTGATATATGTGGTGGAGTTGTTAGACTTTACAAAG GAAAAAGACATACGGGAGATGACTGGTCTTGAGAAGATACAAGCTGCTGAAGGCACAAAAAGTTCAGGCAATGATCTTTTCAAGAACGGGAAGTTTGAACGAGCTGCAAAGAAGTATGATAAG GCTGCTAGGTATATTGATGGTGAAGGAACATTTGAGGATAATGAGGAAAAGCTAGTGAAATCTCTGAGAATCTCGTGCTGGTTGAATTCTGCAGCATGTTGCCTAAAACTGAAGGACTTTCAGGGAGCTATTCGGTTATGTTCACAG GTACTAGATAATGAGTTCTGCAACGTGAAGGCACTGTACAGGCGAGCACAAGCTTATATTGAAGCTGCTGATCTGGATTTAGCTAAGTTGGATATTCAGAAGGCATTAGAGCTCGACCCAAAGAACAA GGAGGTGAAGTCACTACAGATGGCATTGAAACAGCTTCAagcagagaagaatagaagagatGCAAAGTTGTACGCAAACATGTTCCAATGGACGAGAAAAGATGCAGATGTGATGGTGAAG AAGCTGAAGGTTGGGAAGCCACAAGgtgaagagagggaggggagcgcCAAAGTGGAGGCATCCAATCTAGAGAACTACATG AGATGTGAGCGCAAATTGGCAGAGAAAGAAGTAAAATGTGACAGGGAAACACAGGCGATGGAGGTGGTGGATGCTACTTGTGCCGGTGACAGGGAGATGGCAGATTCCGGGGGGAGGTGA